The following coding sequences lie in one Dioscorea cayenensis subsp. rotundata cultivar TDr96_F1 unplaced genomic scaffold, TDr96_F1_v2_PseudoChromosome.rev07_lg8_w22 25.fasta BLBR01000051.1, whole genome shotgun sequence genomic window:
- the LOC120253336 gene encoding uncharacterized protein LOC120253336 isoform X1, which translates to MAAREEERGKAKRKKMMGKEMDGMWPRIKAKKDLQINRLKGTHLFTAQVPNFFTAAEAKAFVDAAEAIGFAHQGSQGPAKGEAYRDNDRISVSDPVLAENIWESGLKSMFDDIELRGKIAVGLNPNIRFYRYKVGQRFGCHIDESVNLGEGRRTQYTLLIYLSGDLFSKTRHGLDKTQDSSIHSLVGGETVFYDERRGIVAEVAPMVGMALLHIHGGSCMLHEARAVTKNVKYVLRSDVVFA; encoded by the exons ATGGCTGCGAGAGAAGAGGAAAGGGGGAAGgcgaagaggaagaagatgatggggAAGGAGATGGATGGAATGTGGCCTCGCATCAAGGCCAAGAAGGATCTCCAGATCAATCGCCTCAAGGGCACCCATCTCTTCACG GCTCAGGTACCGAATTTTTTTACTGCTGCTGAAGCCAAGGCCTTTGTTGACGCTGCAGAGGCCATCGGCTTTGCACACCAAGGGAGTCAAGGTCCTGCGAAAGGTGAAGCCTACAGGGATAATGATCGCATTTCTGTCAGTGATCCTGTTCTTGCTGAAAATATATGGGAATCAGGCCTGAAAAGTATGTTTGATGATATAGAACTTAGGGGGAAGATAGCTGTTGGTCTGAATCCAAATATTAGATTTTACAG ATATAAGGTCGGACAGAGGTTTGGTTGCCATATTGATGAAAGTGTTAACCTTGGAGAAGGGCGCAGGACGCAATACACTCTCCTAATTTATCTCAGTGGTGATTTATTCTCCAAAACGAGGCACGGCTTGGACAAAACCCAGGATTCATCCATACACTCTCTAGTTGGAGGAGAGACTGTGTTTTATGATGAAAGAAGAGGGATTGTGGCTGAG GTTGCTCCCATGGTGGGAATGGCCCTTCTTCACATTCATGGAGGCAGTTGCATGCTGCATGAAGCCCGTGCTGTTactaagaatgtgaagtatgtTTTGCGTTCAGATGTGGTTTttgcttga
- the LOC120253336 gene encoding uncharacterized protein LOC120253336 isoform X2 encodes MAAREEERGKAKRKKMMGKEMDGMWPRIKAKKDLQINRLKGTHLFTVPNFFTAAEAKAFVDAAEAIGFAHQGSQGPAKGEAYRDNDRISVSDPVLAENIWESGLKSMFDDIELRGKIAVGLNPNIRFYRYKVGQRFGCHIDESVNLGEGRRTQYTLLIYLSGDLFSKTRHGLDKTQDSSIHSLVGGETVFYDERRGIVAEVAPMVGMALLHIHGGSCMLHEARAVTKNVKYVLRSDVVFA; translated from the exons ATGGCTGCGAGAGAAGAGGAAAGGGGGAAGgcgaagaggaagaagatgatggggAAGGAGATGGATGGAATGTGGCCTCGCATCAAGGCCAAGAAGGATCTCCAGATCAATCGCCTCAAGGGCACCCATCTCTTCACG GTACCGAATTTTTTTACTGCTGCTGAAGCCAAGGCCTTTGTTGACGCTGCAGAGGCCATCGGCTTTGCACACCAAGGGAGTCAAGGTCCTGCGAAAGGTGAAGCCTACAGGGATAATGATCGCATTTCTGTCAGTGATCCTGTTCTTGCTGAAAATATATGGGAATCAGGCCTGAAAAGTATGTTTGATGATATAGAACTTAGGGGGAAGATAGCTGTTGGTCTGAATCCAAATATTAGATTTTACAG ATATAAGGTCGGACAGAGGTTTGGTTGCCATATTGATGAAAGTGTTAACCTTGGAGAAGGGCGCAGGACGCAATACACTCTCCTAATTTATCTCAGTGGTGATTTATTCTCCAAAACGAGGCACGGCTTGGACAAAACCCAGGATTCATCCATACACTCTCTAGTTGGAGGAGAGACTGTGTTTTATGATGAAAGAAGAGGGATTGTGGCTGAG GTTGCTCCCATGGTGGGAATGGCCCTTCTTCACATTCATGGAGGCAGTTGCATGCTGCATGAAGCCCGTGCTGTTactaagaatgtgaagtatgtTTTGCGTTCAGATGTGGTTTttgcttga